From a region of the Helianthus annuus cultivar XRQ/B chromosome 5, HanXRQr2.0-SUNRISE, whole genome shotgun sequence genome:
- the LOC118492064 gene encoding uncharacterized protein LOC118492064, whose product MVYGKGCHLPMELAHRAHWAIKTVNADYDEAGKLRKLQLSEIEEIRDEAYECASAYKDKLKKVHDAKLRKKTFEVGQKVWLYNSRLKMFAGKLKSKWMGPYVIRRVGQFGDVDIQDEQTLKQQTVNGHRLKPYLEGNDINNLELDKAGYILRPVEEEQP is encoded by the coding sequence atggtgtatggtaagggttgtcaTTTGCCTATGGAGTTGGCGCATCGGGCGCATTGGGCGATCAAGACAGTTAATGCGGATTACGACGAGGCGGGTAAGTTGCGGAAGTTACAATTGAGCGAGATAGAAGAAATTCGAGATGAGGCATACGAATGCGCATCGGCTTATAAGGATAAGTTAAAGAAAGTTCATGATGCGAAGTTACGCAAGAAAACGTTCGAAGTGGGTCAGAAGGTTTGGTTGTACAACTCACGGTTGAAAATGTTTGCGGGCAAgcttaaaagtaaatggatgggtcCGTATGTTATTCGACGAGTTGGGCAATTTGGAGATGTGGACATCCAAGACGAGCAAAcgttgaaacaacaaacggtgaacggtcaccgcttGAAGCCGTACTTGGAAGGAAATGACATCAATAatttggagcttgacaaagcgggctacatcttacGCCCGGTCGAGGAGGAACAACCTTAA